A region of Sulfurimonas sp. DNA encodes the following proteins:
- a CDS encoding efflux RND transporter permease subunit, translating to MIRRFLEFAIDKPLLNHILLTFIMLLSIFAYINIPKEIFPPMNMDKITISGGYVGTSADVLDKMVVKSIEDDLQNIDELDSIKTTIKNGFFSIISDIKAGSQNATVLSDVKDILNGVRKDLPADMAEPIAKIQLHSFPLVLIALAGDRSKKELLLLAEELKSDLSRFKDLSDITIRGDADDEVVITLNEQKLMAFGLNPAQAVLSLKNISSIFPIGTIKEKGKHLYISTFNGEKSKESIENTIISVGEVRVRIGDIADVEFKLSDESELSHYNGIRNVSINVTKSKDGNAIALVKQIRELLKKYSTKDEIVKYEIYTDTSVWIKNRLNTVFANIAFGLMLVFIAMLIFINRGIAMVVAIGIPVSFMTGLIVTELMGDSLNMLSLLGALIALGMLVDEAIVVAENIYRHLEEGMEKREAAIVGASEMFPAVLTATLTTIFAFLPMLLLTGEMGMFIKIIPIMITVLLLSSLFEAFYFLPLHAHDFLKVSHDESFTKKIWKKLGSLHSKTLHFVFKRKWLSLIVMVTTILFLTFALIKNSKFQLFPDFDNTQIYVYGKVNINNELEDTENIVTDLEKVLLANTNENDFSSITSVIGFKMDAKNMVETGDNLFHIFIDLKERAPTNLFDKYISPYLSIEYDSTVLTRQNDAEKIASNIEKLIAKFKTLKEDNNLVYEELVVKVPGAGIVASDIELSLSGKSEEDILQGVKYLRNALENIDGVSNVSDDANPGEKELKLRVNEYGQQLGFNEEGISSELRSYYLKGEYAKMFNSEGLVRIRIESGINKKIDSIDRIEVQVPSSNQFVLLREVCDFIMIQGFVALKKEDGVRIRTVLATLDKKIITSAEAIKELSTTFEKLKSEGFKVDVKGEEQENAKNKREMMQSAVIAIFLIFITLVWLFDSIKKSLIVISTIPLVLLGVYFGHMVMGINMTMPGMIGIVGLAGVVVNDGLIVVNFIKNASDTEELMKKAGTRLRPILLTSLTTVLGLSTLIFFASGQAMILQPMAISLGFGIAWATVLNLIYVPLLYAVVFKIKE from the coding sequence ATGATTCGTCGCTTTTTAGAATTTGCAATTGATAAACCACTACTAAATCACATACTTCTAACATTTATAATGTTGCTTTCTATTTTTGCATACATTAATATACCAAAAGAGATATTCCCTCCAATGAATATGGATAAAATAACTATCTCAGGTGGGTATGTTGGAACATCAGCAGATGTACTTGATAAAATGGTTGTTAAAAGTATAGAAGATGATTTACAAAATATTGATGAGTTAGATAGTATAAAAACAACTATAAAAAATGGCTTTTTTTCAATAATTAGTGATATAAAAGCAGGTTCACAAAATGCAACTGTACTTAGTGATGTAAAAGATATATTAAATGGAGTTAGAAAAGATTTACCAGCAGATATGGCTGAACCGATAGCAAAAATACAGCTACACAGTTTCCCATTGGTTTTAATAGCCTTAGCCGGAGATAGAAGTAAAAAAGAGTTACTTCTTTTGGCTGAAGAACTAAAGAGTGATTTAAGTAGGTTTAAAGACCTGAGTGATATAACAATTCGTGGAGATGCTGATGATGAAGTTGTTATAACTTTAAATGAGCAAAAACTTATGGCATTTGGTTTGAACCCAGCTCAAGCTGTTTTATCACTAAAAAATATTAGTTCAATATTTCCTATTGGTACTATAAAAGAAAAAGGTAAGCATCTATACATATCCACTTTTAATGGAGAAAAGTCTAAAGAATCAATTGAAAATACCATTATAAGTGTAGGAGAAGTTAGAGTTCGTATTGGCGATATCGCAGATGTTGAATTTAAACTAAGTGATGAGTCTGAACTCTCTCACTATAATGGCATTAGAAATGTTTCCATAAATGTTACTAAGTCTAAAGATGGAAACGCTATTGCTCTTGTTAAGCAGATAAGAGAATTGTTGAAGAAATACTCTACTAAAGATGAAATAGTAAAGTATGAAATCTATACAGATACTTCTGTTTGGATTAAAAATCGTTTAAATACTGTCTTTGCCAATATTGCTTTTGGACTTATGTTAGTGTTTATAGCGATGCTTATTTTTATTAACCGTGGAATTGCTATGGTTGTTGCTATTGGAATTCCTGTGAGTTTTATGACAGGTTTGATAGTGACAGAACTTATGGGAGATAGTTTAAATATGCTATCTTTATTGGGTGCTTTAATCGCTCTTGGTATGTTAGTTGATGAAGCTATTGTTGTTGCTGAAAATATATATAGACATTTAGAAGAAGGTATGGAGAAAAGAGAAGCAGCTATTGTTGGTGCATCTGAGATGTTTCCAGCTGTTCTTACTGCTACACTGACAACCATCTTTGCTTTTTTACCGATGCTATTACTTACTGGTGAAATGGGAATGTTTATTAAAATTATTCCTATTATGATAACTGTTCTCTTACTTTCGTCTTTATTTGAAGCATTTTATTTTTTACCACTTCATGCACATGACTTTTTAAAAGTTTCTCATGATGAAAGTTTTACCAAAAAAATATGGAAAAAGTTAGGTTCCCTTCATAGTAAAACTTTGCATTTTGTTTTTAAGCGTAAATGGTTGTCGTTAATAGTAATGGTAACAACTATATTATTTTTGACATTTGCTCTTATTAAAAATTCAAAGTTTCAACTTTTCCCAGATTTTGATAATACTCAAATATATGTATATGGAAAAGTAAATATTAATAACGAGCTAGAAGATACAGAAAATATTGTTACAGACCTAGAAAAAGTACTTTTAGCAAATACAAATGAAAATGATTTTTCTTCCATAACTTCAGTAATCGGTTTTAAAATGGATGCTAAAAATATGGTGGAAACTGGAGATAATCTTTTTCATATATTTATAGATTTAAAAGAGAGAGCACCAACAAATTTATTTGATAAATATATTAGCCCTTATTTGTCAATTGAGTATGATTCAACAGTATTAACCAGACAAAATGATGCAGAAAAAATTGCTTCAAATATTGAAAAATTAATAGCAAAGTTTAAAACTTTAAAAGAAGATAACAATTTAGTTTATGAAGAACTTGTTGTAAAGGTACCAGGAGCAGGTATTGTGGCATCTGATATAGAGTTGAGTCTTAGTGGAAAGAGTGAAGAAGATATTTTACAGGGAGTGAAATATTTAAGAAATGCCTTAGAAAATATAGATGGAGTAAGCAATGTTTCAGATGATGCAAATCCAGGGGAAAAAGAGTTAAAGCTTCGGGTAAATGAGTATGGACAACAGTTGGGCTTTAATGAAGAGGGAATATCTAGTGAATTAAGATCATACTACTTAAAAGGTGAATACGCAAAAATGTTCAACTCGGAAGGTTTAGTTCGTATAAGAATTGAGAGTGGTATAAATAAAAAAATTGACTCAATTGATAGAATTGAGGTTCAAGTACCATCAAGTAATCAGTTTGTTCTTTTAAGAGAGGTATGTGATTTTATAATGATTCAAGGTTTTGTGGCTCTTAAAAAAGAAGATGGAGTTAGAATAAGAACAGTACTAGCAACTTTAGATAAAAAAATAATAACTTCAGCAGAGGCTATTAAAGAACTTAGCACTACATTTGAAAAACTTAAAAGTGAAGGTTTTAAAGTAGATGTAAAAGGCGAAGAACAAGAGAATGCCAAAAACAAAAGAGAGATGATGCAATCTGCTGTAATAGCAATATTTTTGATTTTCATAACACTTGTTTGGCTTTTTGATTCTATAAAAAAATCTTTGATTGTTATAAGTACAATTCCTTTGGTTTTACTTGGTGTTTATTTTGGGCATATGGTAATGGGTATAAATATGACGATGCCAGGAATGATAGGAATAGTCGGTCTTGCAGGAGTTGTTGTTAACGATGGTCTTATAGTAGTAAACTTTATAAAAAATGCATCTGATACTGAAGAGTTGATGAAAAAAGCAGGAACTAGGTTAAGACCTATTCTGCTGACTTCTTTAACAACCGTGCTAGGACTATCAACACTCATTTTCTTTGCTTCAGGGCAAGCTATGATACTCCAGCCAATGGCAATATCATTAGGTTTTGGAATAGCATGGGCAACAGTTTTAAACTTGATTTATGTGCCATTACTTTATGCCGTAGTTTTTAAAATCAAAGAATAG
- the acpS gene encoding holo-ACP synthase, producing MIGIDLIKISRMSHLIERFGDKALLRFLSKEEIKLVKNHKTASGFWASKEATAKALGVGIGKECSFEDITISKTIKGAPILKLSQRINKNFNIKSTSLSITHDGDYAVAVVALEENKS from the coding sequence ATGATTGGTATAGACCTTATAAAAATCTCTCGAATGAGTCACTTAATTGAGCGATTTGGAGACAAAGCATTACTTAGATTTTTATCCAAAGAAGAGATAAAACTAGTTAAAAATCACAAAACAGCATCTGGCTTTTGGGCTTCTAAAGAAGCTACCGCAAAAGCACTTGGAGTTGGAATAGGAAAAGAGTGTTCATTTGAAGATATTACAATATCTAAAACTATCAAAGGTGCTCCTATACTAAAGTTATCTCAAAGAATAAATAAAAACTTTAATATTAAAAGCACATCTTTATCTATCACTCACGATGGTGACTATGCAGTTGCCGTTGTTGCTCTAGAGGAGAACAAATCTTAA